In Streptomyces sp. HUAS ZL42, the DNA window GCCGCAACCGCGTCCCGATCGGGTCGTCTCCCGATCCCGAGCCGAGGTGGGCGGTCCAGCGCTTGTCGAAGGTGACGTAGCGGGCGGCGATGCTCTCGAGGTCCCAGGTGTCGCGGATCATCGACTCGATGTCGGTGGCTTCGTCCGCCTGGGCATGGAAGACCTTGACGTGGGCGGCGAGCCCGAGTTCGGAGACGACGGCGGATACATCGACGTTCCCCGGGGCGATCCACAGCCCGCTGTACAGCACGCCGAATCCGGACCAGGTGAGCCGGGAGCGCAGGTCGTGGCGCCGGCGCTGCCAGGAGTCGGGCAGGGAGAAACCCAGCAGCGTCCAGGAGCCGTCCCAGTCGTCGTTGACCGCGCCCTGCAGCCAGATACGGGTGCGGCCGTCGTGCAGGACGCGCGTGGCCTGCGGAGTCAGGCCGAAGTACATCCTGCGGCCCTCGCGCTGGCGCTGCAGCAGGCCCCGGTTGACCATGCGGGTCAGCGTGGAGCGAACGGCCTGTTCACCGACTCCGACGCGGCCGAGCACATCGATGATGCTGCCCGAGTAGACGCACAGGTTGCCCTCTTCCAGGACGTGGTTGCCGAAGAAGGCGAGCATGAGTGACTGGGGGCGCGGTTGTGGACTGTCCGGGGTGTCCAGGATGTCGTCGTCTCCCACGGTGGCAAGCGTACGGCCGCCCACCGGCGGCGCGGCGGGGGCCGTACGGTGTCACAGGCCGTCGGCGGGGTGGGCAAGGTCGCAGGGCCGCGGCCGGCGGGTCATGGGCGGAGGAGAGGGGGCCGGGAGAGCTCACCTTGCCTGCGCCGTGTGCCTGACGCAGGCTGGTCGTATGGGTGAGCACGACGGCCCTACGCTGATCAACTCCGTCCAGCGGGCCTTTCGCCTGCTGGAGGCGGCGAGCGCGCACGACAACGGCGCGCCGGCGAAGCAGCTGGCGCGTGAGACGGGATTGCCCCTGGCCACCGCCTATCACCTGCTGCGGACGCTCGTCCACGACGGATATCTGCGGAAGCTGGACGACGGCGGGTTCATCCTGGGTGACAAGCTGCAGACGCTGCGGACCACCGGCCGAGGGCAGGCGCTGCTCAGCCGGGTCCGCCCCACGCTGGCCGCGCTGCGGGACGAACTCGCCACCGCTGCCTACCTCACCTTCTACGAGGAGGGCGAGATCCGCGTCGCCGAGATCGTCGACAGCCCCCGGGCGCCCCGCGTCGACCTCTGGGTGGGCTTCGAGGACGCGGGGCACGCCACCGCGCTGGGCAAGTCGGTCCTGCGGGAACTGGACGACGAGGCCCGCAAGGACTACCTCTCCCGGCATCACCTCGCCGACCTGACACCACGGACGATCACCAGCCTGCCGGAACTGCTCCGGCGACTGGACTCCTCACCCGTGGCGCCGGCCGTCACGGACATGGAGGAGTACTCCCTCGGCACCGTCTGCGTCGCCGTACCCGTCTACAGCGGAGACACCCTCGGCTCGCTCGGCGTCTCCCTGCCGGCGGACCGGCTCTCGCGGCTGCAGGAGATCCGGGACCGGCTGATCCCGACGGCGAGTCGTGTGACCCGGGGCCTGTCGCTCACTATCTGAAAACCCTCTTCTTGTGACACCGGAGCCGAACCCGTTTCCTGGATGAAACAGGCATTCACCGGGAGTGCCCCGTACACAGACGAGGACTGCGGACACAATATGAGCCAGGCCCGAGACCACGGCGGCGACCATTGGCCGACACGCCCGTTCAGGAATCGACCGGCTTGTCTCGGCGATGTGGTCCGCAGGCGCGCCCTCGCCCCCTTGGCCGCCGGGATGCCCGTACTGCCCGTGCTGTTCGTCGCGGTCGTCGTTGTCGTCGACCTCGTCGGCGGAGCGGGGATGATCTGGCTGCCCCTGCTGGCGGCCGGGCCCGCGCTGGCCGCCACCACCAACGGGCCGCGCGGCGTCCTGTACGTCGGTCTCCTCGCCGCGGTGCTCGGCGCGACGCTCGGAACCCGGGACGGTGTTCCGGCGCGCGAGCTGGCCGCCGTACTGTCCGCCCTGGCGGCCGTCACCCTGGCGAGCGGGCTGGCCAGCGCGTTGCGCGGACGCCGCGAACGGGTACTCGCGGCCGTCCGCTCGGTCGCGGAAACCGCCCAGCACGCCCTGCTCAAGCCCGTGCCGGCGACGGTCGGCCCCTTCCAGGTGGCCGTCCGCTACAGCGCCGCGGCCGCCGAGGCCCGGATCGGCGGGGATCTCTACGCACTGATACCCACCCCGTACGGGGTGCGGCTGATCGTCGGCGACGTGCGCGGCAAGGGGCTGCCGGCCGTGGGGACCGCCGCGCTGGTGCTCGGTGTCTTCCGTGAGGCCGCCTACGACGAGCCGGATCTCCGCGACGTCGTCGACAGGATCGAGCGGAGCCTGGCGCGCAATCTCGGCAGTGACGACTTCGTCACCGCCCTGGTCGCCGGCTACCCGCGCCC includes these proteins:
- a CDS encoding PP2C family protein-serine/threonine phosphatase; protein product: MPVLPVLFVAVVVVVDLVGGAGMIWLPLLAAGPALAATTNGPRGVLYVGLLAAVLGATLGTRDGVPARELAAVLSALAAVTLASGLASALRGRRERVLAAVRSVAETAQHALLKPVPATVGPFQVAVRYSAAAAEARIGGDLYALIPTPYGVRLIVGDVRGKGLPAVGTAALVLGVFREAAYDEPDLRDVVDRIERSLARNLGSDDFVTALVAGYPRPGQLEIVNCGHAPPLLVRASGSVVAVEPTHPAPPLGLRALADQTPGLQVLPFADGDQLLLYTDGVTEARDHGREFYPLAEGLARHVSDEPARTLGALHDELLAYVGGRLHDDAALLLIRKPTAVEPAFPQQTIHGPIQRGQAV
- a CDS encoding PaaX family transcriptional regulator C-terminal domain-containing protein, yielding MGDDDILDTPDSPQPRPQSLMLAFFGNHVLEEGNLCVYSGSIIDVLGRVGVGEQAVRSTLTRMVNRGLLQRQREGRRMYFGLTPQATRVLHDGRTRIWLQGAVNDDWDGSWTLLGFSLPDSWQRRRHDLRSRLTWSGFGVLYSGLWIAPGNVDVSAVVSELGLAAHVKVFHAQADEATDIESMIRDTWDLESIAARYVTFDKRWTAHLGSGSGDDPIGTRLRLVSEWLWTIRTDPRLPARHLPPAWPARPARETFRRVADRTAAPAQRMAQELLETAPLR
- a CDS encoding IclR family transcriptional regulator: MGEHDGPTLINSVQRAFRLLEAASAHDNGAPAKQLARETGLPLATAYHLLRTLVHDGYLRKLDDGGFILGDKLQTLRTTGRGQALLSRVRPTLAALRDELATAAYLTFYEEGEIRVAEIVDSPRAPRVDLWVGFEDAGHATALGKSVLRELDDEARKDYLSRHHLADLTPRTITSLPELLRRLDSSPVAPAVTDMEEYSLGTVCVAVPVYSGDTLGSLGVSLPADRLSRLQEIRDRLIPTASRVTRGLSLTI